One region of Salvia miltiorrhiza cultivar Shanhuang (shh) unplaced genomic scaffold, IMPLAD_Smil_shh original_scaffold_455, whole genome shotgun sequence genomic DNA includes:
- the LOC131004781 gene encoding thioredoxin M3, chloroplastic, translating into MAASCCSTAAVFSISRPQTRQRFVSASQLPQSNRLGLSIWDQRRLEARKSVRASSLGDSKTAAVTGKSWDKLIIDSELPVLVEFYASWCGPCRMVHRVIDEISSEYSGRLKCFVLDAAIDSQVAEDYDIKAVPVVLLFKNGEKRDTVIGTMPKDFYVAAIERLLSS; encoded by the exons ATGGCCGCCTCTTGTTGCTCCACTGCTGCCGTCTTCTCGATCTCCCGCCCCCAAACTCGGCAGCGATTTGTCTCAGCGAGTCAATTGCCGCAGAGCAACCGCCTCGGGCTCTCGATTTGGGATCAGAGGAGACTCGAGGCCCGAAAATCAGTGCGTGCCTCCAGCCTTGGGGATAGCAAAA CTGCAGCTGTGACTGGCAAATCATGGGACAAACTAATCATAGACAGCGAGTTACCTGTGCTGGTGGAGTTCTATGCCAGTTGGTGTGGACCCTGTCGCATGGTTCATCGAGTAATTGATGAGATATCCAGTGAGTACTCGGGGAGGCTAAAATGCTTTGTTCTTGATGCGGCCATTGACTCACAAGTTGCTGAAGACTACGACATCAAGGCTGTGCCAGTGGTCCTGCTGTTCAAGAATGGTGAAAAACGCGACACTGTTATCGGCACCATGCCTAAAGATTTCTATGTGGCTGCCATTGAAAGGCTTCTGTCTTCATAG